Genomic DNA from Penaeus monodon isolate SGIC_2016 chromosome 40, NSTDA_Pmon_1, whole genome shotgun sequence:
GACCACTTGATAGATTGCAGTAATGAGTTAAacatcacatttgttttgggCCGCACAAGCTAAACATGGATgaggacttagaaaatgaaggatcagtcttctctcttctctgtcctgtatctccattattttatatttgcgcaccttttgccatagatgaaaagcgTCTTCGTTTTTGTCAAGATAACCagtccatacactttttttttttagtgtaatcCTGGTTGTCATGCTCGGAAAGTTTTCCAAAAATTCATGGGTTGTTTTCCCACTTCCCACACCGTCTCCATACCCCATACCCCTTGTAGGACCGCATCTCTTACTGTCAGTCATGCAGTCACAATTCTTGTCTCGTTTTTCTTGTGCATAAAATGTGAGttgtttaaagtaataaaaagtgTGAATTAAGGctgacccccatcccccctctctatttcccttctgTGAAGTGCACGATAATGCATCATGCAGTCACCTGATATGCATTGTCTTTTgactatttttacatataataaatacacataacattgtcatagaatatagatatatgtctttcTGGTAcaggaaacaataaaaaactctTGAAATATCAGAGATCAATAGATGCATGGTATTATTTGCAGTTGGAAAGACATGCCGGAGCATTTGTACACAATGAATATAAGTCACAAAATATTGTTACATATATGGCAAAGAACATTATAACAGTAGACAAATAATGGCCACTGGGAATGGCAAATTGGCGTGGTCATTTCTCTTAACCTGCCTTAACAAGGGTGACAAGAATGGTAAATGGCAGAGTGcagatcttattattatcattgttattatcattattattattattattattccttccttttcattcccccctcccctcctcctgttaCAGAGTGAGTCGTGAGACCAATATCAGCAATGAAGTGGTCCTACTGGAAGACCTGTCCTGCAATGGCACTTTTGTCAACAAGAAGCCGgtcgggagagggaagaaggttgTCCTTCAGAATAACGACGAGATCTCACTTGCACATGCTAATAAAAAAGGTGCATGTAATTTCATTATTCAGAGGGGGACATTGAgtcagagtgagggaggaaatggggataAGAGAGGGGGACATTGAgtcagaagggagggaggaaaaggggataagagTTGTTGTGCAGATCAGTAGAGAGGCTTGGCTTGCACATGCTGAGGAAAGGtcatatctcccttttttcttttttctttttttaaatgaacttacttatttatttattaatcttgtGTTTATGAATGTTTTGTGTTAGTAGAAGAGATAGAAacggggagaggtgggagagtgtGGGCAATAGCCTTGGATGAGGACACTGCCAAGACCTCGAATGCCCACGGAAGGAAAGTGGATTTGTTCTGAGGGAGCTGCTTTCCTCTTCTCGTGCCAACAGAGTACAAAagaccttttctttccttctttttattgatattttaagaggatagaaaaagaatGGAGGGAGCAAAGGCATGGGATGAAGATAGCAATGAccttgattttttgttgttgttgttgttcgtattGTAGTTATGTCGTTGAACAGacgttgtcttttcttttctgtttaggtATTGTTCCGTTGGTATGATTTTTTCCTTGCAAGGAAGAGAATTTGATGACCATGAAATTTTTGTGCTTTGAgtgttcttctctctttgtttgtatTTGGGAAAGTATTTTTTGCAAAGGaagatttttcccatttttgcagTGAGAGCTTAGTGTAAATCATCAATTGGTGTCTGAGTCAGTGTCACTGAAtctatgatataagaaaaaaatgggaaatggcaaaataaaaataaaagaaagatgaagaaagggaaaaagagaagcaataaacatgtaaacataaacaccagttataaatgaaacaaaaaggatGATCTATGTAAACGAACATcgattagaaagaaagagaaaaaaatgtgcatCCTGAAGCATCAGTTCGATTTCTCATCTCCCCAGTATTTGTGTTCTACGACTGCCTGCAGAATGACGACAGCAATTACCCCCCGCAGTTGACGCAGTTGTACACCATGTCGAAGAAATTGGGCGAAGGAACCTTCGGGGAAGTCAGATTGGCATATAAGCAGGTAGGGCACAAAAATAGAGGAGATAATAGcgtagtggtagtaataaaaatgacaatggtaaaacatgatgatagtggtggtgattttGATAGCAGGAGAAAGATAATCAGTAGTAGGCAGTTGGAATGAATGGTGTTAACTACATTTGTATTCTAAATAATGGGGATGATGAAATAAttctaaggataatgatagtagtaataatggtgataatgatcatgatatatgGAAATGAAGTGATAAGGAAAGTGATTATGTAAGTGAATCATCCAAAAGATAATGAAATCAACTACAGTTACTaaagacattaataataacatgtacaatggttataataattaagataattgacaGTCGAATAGCCCCTCATGTGGCCTTCTCTCCTCACAGGACACACTCGAGCGCTGTGCTGTCAAAATCCTCAGGAAGAAGGGCAGTCAGATTGTCCTAAATAATATCAACACAATCAACAATGAAATCAAACTTCTTCAATCAGTGGACCATGTGAGTAGAGTTCAGTGGTGGGAGGTTTTGTTGTGCTTTGgggtctctgtctttctgtctctctgtctccatctttacgtctctttgtctccgtctttctgtctcttggtctatgtattttctctcttctctacattcctcttctctcccctccactctggTGAGATTTGATGGTGGGaggttttgttgtggttgtctgtctcctctcttttctctcctttcctctcatctcctcatctgtcctctgtcctctcctcttctttctctctgtctctgtttctgtttctctctcttctagtgTGATTCTGTGTATCTTTTACAGGCAAGGATAGGGTGGGAAGAAAAGTGTGTGAAAGGTaatgataaaggaaggaaaaaaaagggatgacaGTAGACGATATCACATGGCAAGATCTCTAAAGTCAGTGTGTGAGAAATAATAGTAAATTCCCAAGTCTAGCTGTACTGTActgtacaaaaataaaagaaaaaaggagggattgGAAAAATAAGAACCTCTATTCCCAGATGACGTAACTTGACTCTCCAACTGTTTCCTTCTCGGCAGCCATGCATTATCAGGCTGCAGGATGTGATCGATACTCCAGAAAAGATCTACATCGTGATGGAGCTTGCCGAGGGTGGGGAGCTATTTGACAGGCTGGCCTCCAACCGCAGACTACCCGAGTCGACTGTTAAATTCTACTTCTACCAGTTGGCACTCGCAGTTCAGTACCTGCACAGGAAGAACATCACACACAGGGATATTAAGGTACCTGAACGCAGAAGTCTTAAGCTAGCAGGGTTGTTGTTTTCTGTCATTGCTGTTgggaaaatcattatcattatggaaaTCACCAAAATGCAATCCTTGTCTCGTACTATTGCggtataaattctttttttgttagcatcattattattgtatggtgatgattaaaataataataattattattattgatgttattattattattaatattgttatttttatttttattttattatagttgctattattgttatagttgttaatattattattattatcattattattatcattattattattattattattattattattattattactattcatatagTCAATAAAATCaaccttgttattattaattggaTTGAGTATTATTTCGATTAGTATTATGTTGGTGCTTCCTGGTCCAGGTGATGTGTTTTGTATGCTCTAAGTAGTTGACCCCACTTTCTGTCAGTCCCCAACCAGAAAATGCCTTCCTCATGTTCACTGATTGTGGCTTTTCTTAGTATTAAGTCATTGTCGAATGATTTATTGATTTTGATGTTTTTCCTCACTCTTTTGTGCAGCCAGAAAATGTCCTGCTTGGCTCAGATGAGGAATTCACTCGCATCAAGCTGACCGACTTTGGCCTGTCCAAGTTCGCAGCAGATGCCAGCCAGATGACCACCTTCTGCGGCACCCCAACGTATATTGCCCCCGAATTGCTGGATTTCGGCCCATTGTCGTACACCAACCGTGTGGACATGTGGAGCCTTGGAGTTGTGCTGTTTGTTAGGTGCGTAAAGGTGCATTGTAATGGCTAATGTCATGTGAAAAATGGGATATCAGTTTTGTTTTGGATGAGAGCTGTGTGCAGAGACGAGCAAGGCAGTTTGTGAGGAGAGGGAGGCCGCTCTCAGTATTAACTCCTAGTACTGGCCACGAAACAAGGAGCTATGAAATCAACTATTTTGCTTTTAAGTTATACAAAATAAGATGAATTAGTTAAAGTGAATTAAGATACAGGTCATTTTTTAAACAGAtgtacttctctcttctcttctttagcCTGGCTGGTTACCCCCCCTTCCACGCTGACAACGATGGCATGCTGCGCTACCGCATAAAGAATGCCGTCTACAACTTCAACCAGAACTGCTGGCAGGAGGTGTCGGAAGAGGCCAAGGACATGATTCGCAAGCTCCTGGTTAGCAACCCTGCCGAGAGGCTGGACATCGAGGGGGCGCTCAGACATCCTTGGTTACAGGTGGGTTGGATTGATCTCTGTTGGCTGAGGTTGGAGTGTCTTTGCTGTTTATTGCAGTTGATTTGGCTTGACTGGTCGCAGGTGACATGGGTTAAATCAGTGAAGGTTTGTGGGTCATTGCTTTTAGATTGGTGTGGCTTTGTTTGGCTTAATTTGAGGTTTGATTATCAACATCCTTGGTTGCAGGTGGGTTGAGATGGCTCCAGGGATGTAGTCCTTTGGGGATTAGTCATTTGACCTGAATTGGCTTGATTTTGGCATGATTTTATTTAACTTAACCTGGTTGTAGGTTTGATGAGTTGGCTCTGGGGATGTAGAGCTTGAATTGGCCTGGGTTGGCTATTGTTTTGATTTGATTTAGTTGCAGCTGAGTctgggggtgggtgttgttgaATCACTCAAATTCTATATGGAAAAAACTGGTCATTAATATGAGTTGTAATCTTTTCAAACTTTTATGTATAGTGCTGTGTGCATGTCTACATTCTCAACAGCATGTAGTtacatgtgcccccccccctcccaatggAATACCCCAAAACAGCCAGAATTACCTTGACAAAAAGTGTTAAATTGCCTTTATTTAGTGGCAGATGTTTAGAATGGGCTGACTTGATGACTTGTGCTTGAAGGAATAACTATACTTTGATTGACTTGAGGTTGCAACACAGTGGAAAAGTATTCTGTATAGTGAATAGCGCCGCGAGGACGACAATCAGAATGAATggtaataagggggagggggcacacaATGGAGACCGCGAAGAAGA
This window encodes:
- the LOC119597764 gene encoding serine/threonine-protein kinase Chk2-like, producing MEPFPNSQASTQGWRETQEVASQSEYELADTENVWGRLLSVRENVSVYNLSKNSYTFGRGDADHQFTKDHFDNSLLSAISKIHFRVSRETNISNEVVLLEDLSCNGTFVNKKPVGRGKKVVLQNNDEISLAHANKKVFVFYDCLQNDDSNYPPQLTQLYTMSKKLGEGTFGEVRLAYKQDTLERCAVKILRKKGSQIVLNNINTINNEIKLLQSVDHPCIIRLQDVIDTPEKIYIVMELAEGGELFDRLASNRRLPESTVKFYFYQLALAVQYLHRKNITHRDIKPENVLLGSDEEFTRIKLTDFGLSKFAADASQMTTFCGTPTYIAPELLDFGPLSYTNRVDMWSLGVVLFVSLAGYPPFHADNDGMLRYRIKNAVYNFNQNCWQEVSEEAKDMIRKLLVSNPAERLDIEGALRHPWLQDTAMQRKALDLINQDSRLVSPQKKRALDDDGDDEGVDLIMPDSKTPKIQMPTFDKRF